A stretch of the Enoplosus armatus isolate fEnoArm2 chromosome 13, fEnoArm2.hap1, whole genome shotgun sequence genome encodes the following:
- the LOC139295801 gene encoding glucose-dependent insulinotropic receptor, with protein sequence MSYLSGHTSTEPSGSMTPDSMDADEPTTQSDMRPRVMGLILSIASCLIISTNLLVAAALLKLLLKKSSQSWCFVLNLALADALVGVAIIGLATEDFNSNRYNITQNQQSHVTAEPPANATPAAQGKARCLMRMAFVTSPCTASIMSMFLISLDRYAAIKMPLRYSQLSGKGTAVGSLLALWISSLAMGFLPVMVRQLQADGYDGFCAFFSVIHQVGIIVLFSVCFFPVLSAFVYIYLDILKIACSHQKQICQVRQAGSRTADHHGHQHYEHHHQHQQLRSCYWSHFKALRTVAVLVGCFLALWCPFFMTCIVHLLCKSCQLTQVLENYLWLLGLSNSLINPLVYAFWQREVRLQLAAMFSCCTGRSLAAGPPGVAERCDLPPPTLTEAGVSGGDTLNPSLLRPIIGNDKTHAVPQSATISL encoded by the exons ATGTCATATTTGAGTGGACACACGAGCACTGAGCCCTCTGGTAGCATGACTCCTGACAGCATGGACGCCGACGAGCCGACAACACAAAGCGACATGAGGCCTCGGGTGATGGGTCTGATCCTGAGCATCGCCTCTTGCCTCATCATCTCCACCAACCTGCTTGTGGCAGCCGCTTTACTTAAGCTGCTCCTCAAGAAGAGCAGCCAGAGCTGGTGCTTTGTCCTCAACCTTGCACTGGCCGACGCCCTGGTGGGTGTGGCCATCATTGGCCTGGCCACAGAGGACTTCAACAGCAACAGGTACAATATCACTCAGAACCAGCAAAGCCATGTTACTGCTGAACCTCCCGCAAACGCCACGCCTGCTGCTCAGGGCAAGGCTCGGTGTTTGATGCGGATGGCCTTCGTGACATCGCCCTGCACCGCATCCATCATGTCCATGTTCCTGATCTCACTTGACCGCTACGCAGCCATCAAGATGCCCCTGCGGTACTCCCAGCTGTCTGGGAAAGGGACGGCAGTCGGGTCCCTGCTGGCTCTGTGGATCAGCTCCCTTGCTATGGGATTCTTGCCAG TCATGGTGCGGCAGCTGCAGGCGGACGGCTACGACGGCTTCTGTGCGTTTTTCTCCGTCATCCACCAGGTGGGCATCATCGTGTTATTCAGCGTGTGCTTCTTTCCTGTGCTCTCTGCGTTTGTTTACATCTACCTGGACATCCTGAAGATCGCCTGCAGCCACCAGAAGCAGATCTGCCAAGTTAGGCAAGCTGGTTCCAGGACGGCTGACCACCACGGCCATCAACATTACGAGCACCATCACCAGCATCAGCAGCTGAGGAGCTGTTACTGGAGCCATTTTAAGGCCCTGAGGACGGTGGCGGTGCTTGTAGGCTGCTTCTTGGCCCTCTGGTGCCCCTTCTTTATGACGTGCATAGTGCATCTCCTCTGTAAAAGCTGCCAACTCACTCAAGTGTTGGAGAATTATCTGTGGCTGTTGGGACTGTCCAACTCACTGATCAACCCTCTGGTGTACGCCTTCTGGCAGCGGGAGGTGCGGCTGCAGCTAGCAGCCatgttttcctgctgcacagGCAGGTCGTTGGCTGCTGGACCACCAGGTGTTGCAGAAAGATGTGACCTGCCGCCACCTACGCTGACTGAAGCTGGTGTTTCTGGTGGAGATACCCTCAACCCTTCGCTGTTGAGGCCAATTATTGGTAACGACAAGACTCACGCTGTGCCACAATCTGCCACGATCAGCTTGTGA